In the genome of Vicia villosa cultivar HV-30 ecotype Madison, WI unplaced genomic scaffold, Vvil1.0 ctg.000835F_1_1, whole genome shotgun sequence, one region contains:
- the LOC131631508 gene encoding uncharacterized protein LOC131631508 yields MNLRNGKLTNNAQPIPKRRYNKKMVNAASGGGDQDPPQGSGTVAANSMHVSTSTQEAQEISGSTGSAPIGSSQAVPENTSGTTGTVLVSCSTTVPPLTGASEIPLFSTNAASQLFTPGPSTAFEGWRPNNPYGMPYSYMAGLRGTGPTYIAPNPTAFSPNVGSIGRSARNTGFSAQIPPLTTSSQATFRQEMNASNHDMLGVLARELGSIFNPLATNIARTNQENVETYQKISSQIGRMADFLGVPQNRRRNNQSTYQEGDPVLEQVQTAVPSSRPAPVERNQVVDLETQNQTTNVARQAIPQQQPRVVVVGRDEHPDEVVHRVRRDNLATENSLTAMIERIMANNGLNTGLRRPNYTSPIPEYIMQIELPRGTMVPKFTKFSGDTSESKVEHIARYLTEAGDLAGNEDLRIKYFPSSLTKNAFVWFTILPPNSIDAWAHLERLFHEQFYMGQTKISLKELASIKRKFTEPIDDYLNRFRLMKSRCFTVVPEHELVEMAVGGLDYSIRKKLDTQYLRDMAQLADRVRQVERLKAEKARANKSYKKERVAYIEVEDVDGESFEDSYNVEEVEIDLAELKEAPPYSCKLLTPSIGKNPVENDKSDRFPKKTYTFDVTKCDEIFDLLVKDGQMIVPPNFKIPLLEQRKKRGFCKYHSFLGHKTSQCFLFRDLIQNAIKDERLKFADRT; encoded by the coding sequence atgaaccttaggaacggtaaattaaccaacaatgcacaaccgattcctaaacgaaggtacaacaagaaaatggtcaatgcggccagtggagggggagatcaagatcccccacaggggtcaggaacagtagcggcaaattctatgcacgtttcgacttctactcaagaggcgcAGGAAATATCGGGTTCGACAGGATCTGcacccataggtagttcccaggctGTACCCGAAAATACATCAGGGACAACAGGGACTGTTCTAGTCTCGTGTTCGACTACTGTGCCTCCACTCACaggcgcaagcgagataccacttTTCTCGACAAACGCCGCAAGTCAATTATTTACCCCAGGACCATCAACCGCTTTTgaaggttggagacccaacaatccatatggaatgccatattcatacatggcagGATTACGAGGAACAGGGCCTACATACATTGCGCCTAACCCAACGGCGTTTTCGCCTAATgtcggttcgataggtcgaagcgcacgaaacactggtttctctgcccaaatacctcccTTAACCACCAGTAGTCAAGCGACATTTCGACAGGAAATgaatgcaagtaaccatgatatgttaggggtcctTGCTAGAGAATTAGGGTCGATCTTTAAtccgttagcaacaaacattgccaggactaaccaAGAGAATGTAGAGACATACCAAAAAATATCGTCACAAATAGGACGAATGGCGGATTTTTTAGGAGTCCCGCAAAACaggcgaagaaacaaccaatcaacctatcaGGAAGGGGACCCAGTTCTAGAACAAGTTCAAACCGCAGTACCTTCATCTAGGCCAGCGCCAGTCGAACGAAACCAAGTGGTAGATTTAGAAACTCAAAATCAAACGACCAACGTTGCTCGACAAGCAATTCCCCAGCAACAGCCTAGAGTAGTTGTAGTAggaagagacgaacatcctgacgaagttgtgcatagggttaggagagacaatttggcaaccGAAAACAGtcttactgccatgatagagagaataatggctaacaatggccttaatactggacttcgacgtccaaactatacgtcCCCCATACCCGAATACATTATGCAAAtagaattaccaagaggtaccatggtacccaaatttacgaagttttcaggggacactagtgagtCAAAGGTGGAACACATAgctagatatttgacggaagcaggggatctagcagggaacgaggatttaagaattaaatacttccctagttcgctaacaaaaaatgcttttgtttggttcactatcttacccccaaattccatagacgcatgggcacacttggagagattattccatgaacaattctatatgggtcaaaccaagataagtctgaaagaattggctagcatcaagaggaaattcacagagcctatagatgattacttaaacaggttccgtttgatgaaatcaagatgcttcacggttgtcccagaacacgaattagtcgaaatggctgtaggcggtctagattattcaatcagaaagaaactagatacccaatacctaagggatatggcccaattggcagacagggttcgacaagtcgaacgactaaaagcagaaaaggccagagcaaataaaagttacaagaaggagagggtagcataTATTGAAGTTGAAGACGTTGACGGCGAgtctttcgaagattcatacaacgtggaagaggtcgaaatagatctagctgaattaaaagaagcaccgccttattcttgcaaattgctcaccccttctattggaaaaaatccagtagagaatgataaaagcgatagatttcctaagaaaacttatacatttgacgtcactaaatgtgacgaaatatttgatttgttagtaaaagatggccaaatgatagtgcctcccaatTTCAAAATTCCtctgttagaacaacggaagaagcgaggcttttgcaaatatcatagttttttaggccataaaacctcacaatgttttcttttcagagatctaattcagaatgctatcaaggacgaacgtctgaaattcgctgatagAACCTAG